The Grimontia kaedaensis genome has a window encoding:
- a CDS encoding response regulator transcription factor yields the protein MKGKSVSTTEDILQFVALLYQASSHMQPGDFKQWTITQLRQLIHFDSAWWGRALFPELSDTPEVHGNSLFQLPEDYFEQWQKIADCDTIAESLYNDATRPFMSEVQLETMSGALCNFLWQHDIHQVLSFMKVDPELLLDAKGNMGESLLVDFLSLYRNREGEAFEPQDGNCLRLVMPHIVLSLNHCLEFSVLTNQSAQANSVLEAAMFDSGFMLNTPSIGFIELLKRDYPDWDGCVLPDEIQQSVLGNISSWKGRHFTLTFESIDSYWFLRAYPSSLLSELTEREAQVAELFAKGKTYMEIAQEINRAPTTVRNHLQSIYLKLGIRNKVELVEKYRSLI from the coding sequence ATGAAGGGTAAAAGCGTTTCAACGACTGAAGATATATTGCAGTTTGTCGCACTGCTCTATCAGGCATCCAGCCATATGCAGCCTGGTGATTTCAAGCAATGGACCATTACCCAGCTTCGCCAGCTTATTCATTTTGACAGCGCATGGTGGGGACGCGCTCTTTTTCCTGAACTCTCTGATACGCCTGAAGTACACGGCAATTCACTGTTTCAATTACCAGAAGATTACTTTGAGCAATGGCAGAAAATTGCTGACTGCGACACCATTGCAGAAAGTCTCTACAACGATGCCACCAGGCCTTTTATGTCAGAGGTTCAGCTCGAAACAATGAGCGGGGCATTGTGTAATTTTCTTTGGCAGCATGATATTCACCAAGTGCTCTCGTTCATGAAAGTCGATCCTGAACTCTTGCTGGATGCCAAAGGGAACATGGGAGAGAGTTTGCTGGTGGATTTTCTCTCGCTGTACCGAAATAGGGAAGGTGAAGCGTTTGAACCGCAAGACGGGAATTGCCTTCGCCTTGTCATGCCCCACATTGTACTTAGCCTCAATCACTGCCTTGAATTCTCGGTGTTGACCAACCAAAGTGCGCAGGCAAACAGCGTATTGGAAGCAGCGATGTTTGACAGTGGGTTTATGCTGAATACACCGTCGATTGGCTTTATTGAGCTGCTCAAACGAGACTACCCGGACTGGGATGGATGCGTTCTACCGGATGAGATTCAACAAAGTGTGCTTGGGAACATCTCTTCATGGAAAGGAAGACATTTCACCCTGACATTTGAATCTATAGACAGTTACTGGTTTTTGCGGGCTTACCCTTCATCTTTGCTATCTGAATTGACCGAAAGGGAAGCACAGGTTGCCGAGCTGTTTGCAAAAGGGAAAACCTACATGGAAATTGCCCAGGAGATTAACCGCGCACCAACGACGGTGCGCAATCACCTGCAGTCTATCTACCTAAAACTTGGCATCAGAAACAAAGTTGAGTTAGTGGAAAAATACCGTTCCCTTATTTGA
- a CDS encoding helix-turn-helix domain-containing protein → MLSHLRLSQTKPSLVHLDELQTMITASCGQYALEPKQTNTPSLQGALEPFMLSRYEAINVCMNVGQVTRSERMIKQDPGDHLYMLVQDEGRCVVEQNHKQHTLLPGDIYVVDSTQPSRFILNGHPSRQISIHLPREEMLHRYGKAITGGVIVEHDDPLRTALIAVVAKSMEEGMPDSCARLMDSTFDLLGIYIDGKEKQKSQSEREKQGVLGRALSLIDRNFNDPTFDACQLADKLGISSRTLQRQFQSLGESPTRKLINTRLDNAKALLMGMSQSDDHSSVTNVAYHCGFSDLSYFYKEFHKRFDMAPGAMVNCRR, encoded by the coding sequence GTGTTATCCCATCTTAGATTGAGCCAAACCAAGCCAAGTCTCGTGCACCTCGACGAGTTACAAACCATGATCACTGCATCATGCGGGCAGTACGCACTTGAGCCAAAACAAACCAACACCCCCTCTCTCCAAGGCGCGCTCGAGCCCTTCATGCTGTCCCGCTACGAAGCCATTAATGTTTGCATGAATGTGGGTCAGGTAACACGGTCAGAACGCATGATTAAACAAGATCCCGGTGATCATCTTTATATGCTGGTACAGGATGAAGGTCGCTGCGTCGTCGAGCAAAATCACAAGCAGCACACCTTGTTGCCCGGCGACATATATGTCGTCGATTCTACCCAACCAAGCCGCTTTATATTGAATGGTCATCCCTCTAGACAAATCTCTATTCACCTTCCACGGGAAGAGATGCTCCACCGATACGGGAAAGCCATTACTGGTGGCGTGATAGTGGAGCATGACGATCCATTACGGACCGCGCTTATTGCTGTGGTAGCAAAATCAATGGAGGAAGGCATGCCAGACTCCTGCGCCCGCTTGATGGATTCCACTTTTGACCTTTTAGGAATTTACATCGACGGGAAGGAAAAACAGAAAAGCCAAAGCGAGCGTGAAAAGCAGGGAGTACTTGGACGGGCACTCTCTCTGATCGACCGCAACTTCAACGACCCGACCTTCGACGCCTGCCAACTCGCCGATAAGCTAGGGATATCCAGTCGGACCCTTCAACGCCAGTTTCAATCCCTTGGGGAGTCACCTACCCGAAAACTCATCAATACCCGACTTGATAACGCAAAAGCGCTGTTAATGGGCATGTCTCAAAGTGACGATCATAGCTCAGTGACCAATGTGGCCTACCACTGCGGCTTCAGCGATCTCTCCTATTTCTACAAGGAGTTCCACAAGCGTTTTGATATGGCACCGGGCGCGATGGTGAACTGTCGCCGATAG
- a CDS encoding TRAP transporter large permease, protein MISALIGLTIVLLLCVLRMPLAYAMTLVGVVGYASLLDFNFTAALTISARRIVDTLQDPALSVIPLFILMGNLISRSGMSVELFRASNALVGHHRGGMAMATITACGGFSAICGSSLATAATMGQVAIPSMRRFGYADSLASACIAAGGTLGILIPPSVALIIYGILTEQSIRELFAAGFVPGVMGILLYLAAVKYVVWRSPEAGPRGHEMTSQQKREAYKGIAGIASLFTIIMGGTYLGIFTPTEAAGIGSFGALVIVYLRDLLTRKLLKEVLFETAVMSAKIFFVVLGALIFSNFINRAGLPEGLVHFLTNQDLQPMLVFLMIIVIYLMLGTVLESMSMMLLTVPVFYPVVQSMGFDLIWFGIVVVVVTEISLITPPVGMNVFVLSGMFKDLDNRTVFRGVMPFWVADMVRLFAIIFIPALALGLPNFLYG, encoded by the coding sequence ATGATTAGTGCCCTGATTGGACTCACGATTGTTTTGCTGTTGTGTGTACTGCGAATGCCTTTGGCTTACGCCATGACACTGGTAGGCGTCGTAGGATATGCCTCTTTACTGGATTTCAATTTCACTGCTGCCTTGACGATCAGTGCCCGCCGAATTGTCGATACCTTACAAGACCCAGCGTTGAGCGTGATCCCCTTGTTTATTTTGATGGGTAACTTAATCAGCCGATCAGGGATGTCTGTTGAATTATTTCGGGCTTCTAATGCGCTGGTGGGACACCACCGCGGTGGTATGGCTATGGCGACCATCACGGCGTGCGGCGGTTTTTCCGCGATTTGTGGATCCAGTCTGGCGACGGCAGCAACGATGGGTCAGGTGGCTATCCCTTCTATGCGTCGGTTCGGTTATGCCGACAGCCTGGCGTCAGCCTGTATTGCTGCTGGGGGGACGCTTGGCATCCTTATTCCTCCCAGCGTGGCATTGATTATCTACGGTATTTTGACAGAACAAAGTATCCGTGAGTTGTTTGCGGCAGGTTTTGTACCGGGGGTGATGGGGATTCTGTTGTATCTGGCTGCGGTGAAGTATGTAGTGTGGCGCTCGCCAGAAGCTGGACCCCGTGGGCACGAAATGACGTCTCAGCAGAAACGGGAGGCCTACAAAGGTATTGCCGGTATTGCTTCTTTGTTCACCATCATTATGGGGGGGACATATCTGGGGATTTTCACGCCCACCGAAGCCGCAGGTATCGGGAGTTTTGGCGCCTTGGTGATCGTTTATCTGCGTGATCTGCTCACTAGAAAGCTGCTGAAAGAAGTTCTTTTTGAAACGGCGGTGATGAGCGCAAAGATATTCTTTGTCGTGCTGGGCGCGTTGATTTTCTCCAACTTTATCAACCGTGCGGGTCTTCCTGAGGGATTGGTGCATTTCCTGACCAATCAGGATCTTCAGCCCATGCTAGTGTTTTTAATGATCATCGTGATTTACCTGATGCTTGGCACTGTGCTCGAAAGTATGTCGATGATGCTGTTGACCGTTCCTGTGTTTTACCCTGTGGTTCAAAGTATGGGCTTTGACCTGATTTGGTTCGGCATTGTGGTCGTGGTGGTCACGGAAATCAGCTTAATTACGCCGCCGGTTGGCATGAATGTTTTTGTGCTGAGCGGTATGTTCAAGGACCTTGATAATCGCACGGTATTTCGCGGTGTGATGCCATTTTGGGTTGCAGATATGGTGAGGCTTTTCGCCATTATTTTCATCCCCGCTTTGGCGCTGGGTTTACCTAATTTTCTTTATGGATAA
- a CDS encoding TRAP transporter substrate-binding protein, whose product MKRVFWRVAVGLLFLPMSVMAEVELKIATWLSPAAAMNKTVLPTWGKWIEEATEGRVKIALVYDLGSPNSLIDLVEDGAVDGAWTYHGYFPGQFKLTSLAELPNHNAGSEAVSVAHWRIHEDYLAEAGEHDGVELVGVFTHGPGQIHMREPLESLEDIKGKKIRVGGGIQSAIGERLGVTGVAAPANKIYEMLTQGVVDGVFNPMSTKTTLKLHEVAPYTLKLPHGMYLGSFGIFLSEDTLDELSKKDRDAIMAVSGEKLSAMAAKAWADADDYAEGVAREKGNQIVDASDQDLAYFAAVTRDLDQAWVESVKDRDVDAKAALKAFREEAQAYGVGNGQ is encoded by the coding sequence ATGAAACGAGTGTTTTGGCGAGTAGCAGTAGGTTTGCTTTTCCTGCCTATGAGTGTGATGGCAGAGGTTGAACTTAAGATTGCCACATGGCTTTCCCCAGCAGCGGCGATGAATAAAACCGTGTTGCCAACATGGGGTAAATGGATTGAAGAAGCGACTGAAGGGCGCGTTAAGATTGCTCTGGTCTATGACCTTGGAAGTCCCAACAGTCTGATTGACTTGGTGGAAGATGGCGCGGTAGATGGTGCCTGGACTTACCACGGTTATTTCCCTGGTCAGTTTAAACTGACGAGCCTCGCGGAATTACCTAACCATAATGCCGGATCAGAAGCGGTATCTGTCGCCCATTGGCGGATTCATGAAGATTACCTTGCTGAGGCAGGGGAGCATGATGGCGTTGAATTAGTGGGCGTTTTTACTCATGGCCCAGGCCAGATCCATATGCGTGAACCTTTGGAGAGCCTTGAGGATATCAAAGGCAAAAAAATCCGTGTGGGTGGCGGCATTCAGTCTGCAATCGGTGAGCGCCTTGGTGTTACTGGTGTAGCAGCGCCTGCTAACAAAATTTATGAAATGCTGACGCAAGGTGTTGTAGATGGTGTGTTTAACCCGATGTCGACTAAAACGACGCTGAAACTCCATGAAGTTGCACCTTATACACTGAAGCTGCCTCATGGCATGTATTTGGGCAGTTTCGGTATTTTTCTTAGCGAGGATACGCTTGATGAGCTGTCTAAAAAAGACAGAGACGCCATTATGGCGGTATCTGGCGAGAAACTATCCGCAATGGCGGCGAAAGCATGGGCTGATGCTGACGACTACGCAGAAGGTGTCGCCCGCGAAAAAGGGAACCAGATTGTTGATGCATCCGACCAGGATTTGGCGTATTTCGCTGCGGTCACCCGCGACTTAGATCAGGCTTGGGTTGAGTCAGTCAAAGATCGTGATGTGGATGCCAAAGCCGCTTTGAAAGCATTCCGCGAAGAGGCTCAGGCCTATGGGGTCGGTAATGGTCAGTAA
- a CDS encoding TRAP transporter small permease, giving the protein MVSNKTGIGQHYWSLFQQGCCYLFPLMRWTSALALIGMMLLTVLDVLGRYLLGTPILGGSELTGFMLLVLVMLMLPLLVFKDDQIRVDLLTDAISPSFAKWVERVYSLGLSIGCIYLAMSVHKLGARADRKQLVTEYLEIPASWAMYAIAFCLLLSAFAFLFRGICSTATLDSHVESLEGERHD; this is encoded by the coding sequence ATGGTCAGTAATAAAACAGGCATTGGCCAGCATTACTGGTCATTGTTCCAACAAGGATGTTGCTACCTGTTTCCCTTGATGCGTTGGACAAGTGCTTTGGCACTGATAGGCATGATGTTATTAACCGTCCTTGATGTGTTGGGCAGATACCTTCTCGGTACTCCTATTTTGGGTGGCAGCGAATTGACCGGTTTCATGCTGTTGGTATTGGTCATGCTGATGTTGCCATTACTTGTTTTTAAAGATGATCAAATCCGGGTGGATTTACTCACGGATGCGATAAGTCCGTCGTTTGCCAAATGGGTTGAGAGGGTTTACTCCCTTGGCCTCAGTATTGGCTGCATCTATCTGGCGATGAGCGTCCATAAGTTGGGAGCACGTGCTGACAGAAAGCAATTGGTGACAGAGTACTTAGAAATTCCGGCCTCTTGGGCGATGTATGCGATTGCTTTCTGCTTGCTACTGAGTGCTTTTGCCTTTTTGTTCAGAGGGATCTGCTCAACGGCGACCTTAGATAGCCATGTTGAGTCCTTGGAGGGTGAGCGTCATGATTAG
- a CDS encoding FAD-dependent oxidoreductase, which translates to MLSTYTNPVYSYSRSKDQQSGTVTHHKVVIIGGGPAGLSMAIDLAKQGVESVILDDNNTVSVGSRAICFAKRTLEIMNRYGCAERMVSKGITWKKGKVFFGDEKVYEFDLLPEKHHKLPAFINLQQYYFEEYLVDVIETLSEVDLRWKNNVQVVDAQTDINLLTVDTPDGTYQISCDYLIVADGANSPIRTKLGLESKGQVFQDRFLIADVVMKADFPTERWFWFEPPFHPEQSALLHRQADNVWRIDLQLGWDADPEWEKREENIRPRIEAMLGPDKHFDLEWASVYTFQCRKMDDFIHKRVIFVGDAAHQVSPFGARGANGAVQSVENLAWKLCRVLNQTASPLLLRTYNDERQFAAEENILNSTRATDFITPKSTMSKVLRNATLELAKNYPFARPLINSGRLSTPCTYRNSTLNTPDRDTFNNVLIPGSPILDAPVNKNEVASWLLDWVGNHFVIMVAKGSKEQDKLLAELAKITDLEVLLISHDQQSANLRGITQLTDTQGLLHQRYDLSEGTAYLFRPDQVITARWRQPAINDITEAMQRALGHQLDEAQ; encoded by the coding sequence ATGTTATCAACTTATACCAATCCGGTTTATTCCTATTCGAGGAGTAAAGACCAACAATCAGGCACAGTGACCCATCACAAGGTCGTGATTATCGGTGGCGGGCCAGCGGGCTTATCCATGGCTATTGATCTTGCAAAGCAAGGCGTCGAGTCCGTCATACTCGATGACAACAACACTGTCAGCGTAGGGTCGCGGGCCATTTGCTTCGCCAAACGAACACTCGAAATCATGAATCGGTATGGCTGCGCAGAGCGGATGGTTTCAAAAGGCATCACATGGAAAAAGGGCAAGGTTTTTTTTGGTGACGAAAAGGTCTATGAGTTCGACCTACTACCTGAAAAACACCATAAGCTCCCAGCCTTTATCAACCTTCAACAATATTACTTTGAGGAATATCTGGTCGATGTGATTGAGACGCTATCGGAGGTCGATCTTCGCTGGAAAAACAACGTTCAGGTTGTTGATGCGCAAACAGACATCAACCTTCTAACCGTCGATACACCCGACGGCACTTATCAGATTTCCTGTGATTATCTTATTGTTGCGGACGGCGCAAACAGCCCTATTCGCACCAAGCTGGGTTTGGAAAGTAAAGGACAGGTTTTTCAGGACAGATTCCTGATCGCTGATGTGGTCATGAAAGCCGATTTTCCTACTGAGCGCTGGTTTTGGTTTGAACCACCCTTCCACCCTGAGCAGTCCGCATTATTACATCGTCAGGCCGACAACGTTTGGCGCATCGACCTGCAGCTCGGGTGGGATGCAGACCCCGAATGGGAAAAAAGGGAAGAGAACATTCGTCCCCGTATCGAAGCCATGTTGGGGCCAGACAAACACTTCGACCTGGAGTGGGCTAGTGTGTATACCTTCCAGTGTCGGAAGATGGATGACTTCATCCATAAACGGGTGATTTTTGTCGGTGATGCAGCACATCAAGTCAGCCCTTTTGGTGCACGCGGCGCAAACGGTGCAGTCCAATCTGTTGAAAATTTAGCTTGGAAGCTATGCCGGGTACTGAACCAAACGGCCTCTCCATTGTTGCTTCGTACCTATAATGATGAGCGACAGTTCGCGGCAGAAGAAAACATCCTGAATTCGACCCGCGCGACCGACTTCATCACCCCCAAAAGTACCATGAGCAAGGTGCTGAGGAATGCGACACTGGAACTGGCAAAAAACTACCCTTTTGCGCGTCCACTGATTAACAGCGGCAGATTATCGACACCCTGCACATACCGCAATTCAACCTTAAATACGCCTGACAGGGACACGTTCAATAATGTGTTGATTCCGGGTAGTCCAATCCTAGATGCACCTGTAAACAAAAATGAAGTTGCTTCCTGGCTTCTCGATTGGGTGGGCAATCATTTCGTGATTATGGTGGCAAAAGGTAGTAAAGAACAGGATAAGCTTCTGGCTGAACTGGCAAAGATTACCGATTTAGAGGTACTACTCATCAGCCACGATCAGCAATCTGCAAACCTCCGAGGAATCACTCAACTGACAGACACACAGGGATTGCTCCACCAGAGATATGACTTATCTGAAGGTACGGCTTATCTCTTTCGCCCTGATCAGGTGATCACCGCACGCTGGCGACAGCCGGCAATTAACGACATAACAGAAGCCATGCAGCGCGCACTTGGTCACCAACTGGATGAAGCACAATGA
- a CDS encoding response regulator transcription factor, whose product MNLSMRETHAVFQIAECLNAGMECSEMRQQVGKCLLDLLDADYFASYVWDGPRCGFSHRVAINMSDDNLSHYESYFQYHDPITPKLQQRKQATAVSQIMPHSALKQTEFFNDFLSIDGLTYGLNFHAHDGRQNIGDIRIWRSRRRNDFTKRDVEIVNAMGAAFTNAMKHARPGAFSKEDVRPDVIPDINASSGMDEDFLVEEYHLTAREVDVCLAVIQGLSDKEIARRYNVSFTTVRTHMKHLFEKLNVRGRTQLIHKVLTH is encoded by the coding sequence GTGAACCTGTCTATGCGAGAAACTCATGCAGTATTCCAGATTGCAGAGTGTTTGAATGCGGGCATGGAATGCTCGGAAATGCGCCAGCAAGTGGGTAAATGCTTGCTGGATCTTCTTGATGCTGATTACTTTGCTTCCTATGTATGGGACGGGCCGCGGTGCGGCTTTTCTCATCGCGTGGCGATAAATATGTCTGACGACAATCTCTCTCACTATGAAAGCTATTTTCAGTATCACGATCCTATTACGCCCAAGCTGCAACAACGTAAACAGGCGACGGCAGTGAGTCAAATCATGCCGCACAGTGCGCTGAAGCAGACGGAGTTCTTCAACGACTTCCTGTCTATTGATGGACTGACTTATGGATTGAACTTCCATGCCCATGATGGTCGCCAGAATATCGGAGATATCAGGATCTGGAGAAGTCGCAGACGCAATGACTTCACCAAAAGAGATGTGGAAATTGTCAACGCAATGGGCGCGGCTTTCACCAATGCCATGAAGCACGCAAGACCTGGTGCTTTTTCGAAAGAAGATGTCAGACCCGATGTTATCCCGGACATCAATGCATCTTCGGGGATGGATGAAGACTTTCTGGTGGAAGAGTATCACCTGACCGCGCGTGAAGTGGACGTGTGTTTAGCGGTGATACAAGGGCTGTCTGATAAGGAAATAGCCCGACGATATAATGTCTCATTCACGACGGTAAGGACTCACATGAAGCATCTTTTTGAAAAGCTCAATGTGAGGGGGAGAACGCAGCTGATTCATAAAGTTCTGACCCACTGA
- a CDS encoding DUF2783 domain-containing protein, producing the protein MKLNIEPNFTDGDAFYAALANIYNSLPPEEVMTVNAKLVLLLANHIGEQEILEQAIVAANQ; encoded by the coding sequence ATGAAATTGAATATCGAGCCGAATTTCACCGATGGAGATGCATTCTATGCAGCACTCGCCAACATTTATAACTCTCTTCCTCCGGAAGAGGTCATGACGGTAAACGCCAAGTTGGTGTTGCTTCTCGCCAACCATATCGGCGAACAAGAAATTCTGGAACAAGCCATCGTGGCTGCAAACCAATAA
- a CDS encoding MarR family winged helix-turn-helix transcriptional regulator, with protein sequence MTQKKHRTLMLNQFLPYRMVNLADGISNACSKIYREEFDVSIPEWRILARLAEHEKLNAKDIGDLTFMDKSRVSRAVKLLEEKGLLLKVKDSTDNRASFLSLSESGRNLYAKIAPKALDWEAELIDVLDTVEYRDFLRVMEKLDARLEQMKG encoded by the coding sequence ATGACACAGAAAAAACATCGCACATTAATGCTCAACCAGTTTCTTCCTTATCGGATGGTAAATTTGGCTGACGGTATCAGTAACGCCTGCTCGAAAATTTATCGGGAAGAGTTTGATGTTTCTATTCCCGAATGGCGGATTCTTGCTCGGTTGGCTGAGCACGAAAAACTGAACGCCAAAGACATCGGTGATCTCACTTTTATGGATAAATCCCGGGTCTCTCGCGCGGTCAAACTGCTTGAAGAAAAAGGCCTTTTGCTGAAGGTGAAAGACAGCACAGACAACCGTGCGTCATTCCTTTCGCTCAGTGAGTCAGGCCGTAATCTCTATGCGAAAATCGCTCCCAAAGCGCTGGATTGGGAAGCCGAGCTTATTGATGTACTTGATACCGTTGAGTACCGCGACTTCCTTCGCGTGATGGAAAAGTTGGACGCCCGCCTGGAGCAAATGAAAGGTTAG
- a CDS encoding class II histone deacetylase → MRKTGLVTHELYFWHNTGEAAAFLPPGLTIQPDKHAENAETKRRLLNLLNVAGLADSLTTIPPRLANNNDLLSFHTQAYIDSIREMSDANGGDAGELTPFGPGSYEIALMSLGGCLEAMDRMMEGHVDNAYCLVRPPGHHAESEMGRGFCIFGNGVITANYARDVHGIGRIAIVDWDVHHGNSQQGAFYQDSGVLTISIHQDNFYPPMSGALEERGEGEGEGYNINVPLPPGSGDGAYRKAFEDVVLPALEAYQPDLIIVSSGFDGSAIDPLGRNMATSETYRYMTESLVAAAEKLCHGHLLCIHEGGYSTAYVPYCGLAVMEALSGLKTELEDPFLPIVGGMGGQECQPHQAALIAWVAESAPLLKR, encoded by the coding sequence ATGAGAAAGACTGGATTGGTGACACACGAACTCTACTTCTGGCATAACACCGGAGAAGCCGCTGCTTTTCTGCCACCTGGGCTCACTATTCAACCCGATAAGCATGCGGAGAATGCGGAAACCAAGCGACGCTTGCTTAATCTTCTGAATGTGGCAGGCCTTGCTGATTCTCTAACCACGATTCCCCCGCGACTAGCTAATAATAACGACTTGCTTAGTTTTCACACTCAAGCCTACATCGATAGCATTCGCGAAATGAGTGATGCCAATGGCGGTGATGCTGGCGAGCTTACTCCCTTTGGCCCAGGTAGTTACGAAATAGCCCTGATGAGCTTAGGAGGTTGTTTAGAGGCTATGGATCGGATGATGGAAGGGCACGTCGACAATGCGTATTGCTTGGTTCGTCCGCCGGGTCATCATGCTGAATCTGAAATGGGGCGCGGGTTTTGTATTTTTGGCAATGGCGTTATCACGGCGAATTACGCCCGGGATGTCCACGGTATTGGGCGTATAGCCATCGTTGATTGGGATGTTCACCATGGTAACAGCCAGCAAGGCGCTTTCTATCAAGACTCAGGTGTGCTCACTATCTCCATTCATCAAGATAACTTTTACCCACCGATGTCTGGTGCATTGGAAGAACGCGGTGAGGGTGAGGGTGAAGGCTACAACATCAACGTTCCTTTACCTCCGGGCTCTGGTGATGGGGCTTATCGCAAGGCCTTTGAAGATGTTGTACTTCCTGCACTGGAGGCTTATCAACCTGACTTGATCATTGTGTCATCCGGTTTTGATGGCAGTGCGATTGACCCGCTTGGCCGCAATATGGCGACGAGCGAAACCTACAGATACATGACCGAGTCTTTGGTGGCTGCCGCGGAGAAGCTCTGTCACGGTCACTTACTATGTATTCATGAAGGCGGCTACTCCACAGCCTATGTGCCGTACTGTGGTTTGGCAGTCATGGAGGCGTTAAGCGGCTTGAAAACGGAGCTTGAAGACCCCTTCTTACCGATTGTTGGCGGAATGGGTGGGCAGGAATGCCAACCCCATCAGGCAGCATTAATCGCTTGGGTCGCTGAGTCTGCGCCACTACTAAAACGGTAG
- a CDS encoding MBL fold metallo-hydrolase, translating into MATKPFASSADLGEKQETLEVLAEGVYALTAEGDPNVGAIEAEDFIIAFEARATPKAAQDWLTMLREHTDKPVKYLVLSHYHAVRVLGASAFNAETIIAHESTKMLIEERGQQDWESEFGRMPRLFREPEGIPGLTHPDVVFDSRIEIPLGGDRGSLVLEHCGRGHTAGDIVAWLPKHKILFAGDLVEAQAALYTGDAFHFDWSSQTLDKVKSYQADILVGGRGAVARGNDAVNAAIEQTRGFLTCMLDTVGAVHKRGGTLKEAFEETHTLLAPKFGAWPIFEHCLPFDVKRLWDEFEGKDWPEIWTAEKDREVWDALQD; encoded by the coding sequence ATGGCAACGAAACCATTCGCATCATCCGCCGATTTAGGTGAAAAACAGGAAACACTTGAGGTATTAGCCGAAGGCGTTTACGCGTTAACGGCAGAGGGTGATCCCAATGTAGGCGCGATAGAAGCAGAAGACTTCATTATCGCCTTTGAAGCGAGAGCCACCCCCAAAGCTGCTCAGGACTGGCTGACGATGCTGAGAGAGCATACGGACAAGCCCGTGAAATACTTGGTTTTGTCTCATTACCATGCGGTGAGGGTATTAGGTGCATCAGCTTTTAACGCGGAAACCATCATTGCGCATGAGAGCACGAAAATGCTTATTGAAGAGCGTGGCCAGCAGGATTGGGAAAGTGAATTCGGGCGTATGCCGCGTTTGTTCAGAGAACCTGAGGGCATTCCGGGTTTAACGCACCCGGACGTTGTATTTGACAGCCGCATTGAAATCCCACTTGGAGGTGATCGCGGAAGCTTGGTACTTGAACATTGTGGCCGAGGGCATACTGCAGGAGACATTGTTGCTTGGTTACCCAAGCATAAAATACTGTTTGCAGGGGACTTGGTTGAGGCCCAGGCAGCGCTCTATACTGGCGATGCCTTCCACTTTGACTGGTCATCTCAAACTCTGGATAAAGTGAAGTCATATCAAGCTGATATATTAGTCGGAGGGCGTGGCGCGGTGGCACGGGGTAACGATGCTGTCAATGCTGCGATTGAGCAAACCCGCGGCTTCTTAACGTGTATGTTGGATACCGTCGGAGCAGTGCATAAGCGCGGTGGAACACTGAAAGAAGCATTCGAGGAAACCCACACATTGCTCGCTCCTAAGTTTGGCGCATGGCCGATATTTGAGCATTGCTTACCGTTTGATGTAAAACGATTATGGGACGAATTTGAAGGTAAGGACTGGCCCGAGATCTGGACCGCAGAGAAAGATAGGGAAGTCTGGGACGCTTTACAGGATTAG